A genome region from Tolypothrix sp. PCC 7712 includes the following:
- a CDS encoding efflux RND transporter permease subunit — MNGKSSEPKIQNQSKLGFVGKLAKKFIDSKLTPLIILVSLLLGIGATIILPREEEPQITVPMADVFVQMPGATAKEVEQRITFPMEKLIKELPGVEYVYSTSSPGSSVAIVRFYVGQKTEDAIVQLYNKLYANFDKIPAGVSQPLIKSRAIDDVPILTLTLWSNQANSTDLRQIAAQLDEQIKQVPDVSETTLIGGQKRQLRIEVDPTRLNAFGLTPLDISQALQLQNTELASGALSQNNQSFLIRTQSFIRSAEDAQNLVVSVANNQPVYLRDVATVSDGAEEATSYVFFGQGKKVTQGEADAVTIAIAKRPGANAIQVSHHVLQKLKEIQHNYIPNYVQLTVTRDYGETAAERSNELLVHMGIAVISVTFLMWFALGKKEAMVVAVSIPVTLALTLASFVFYGFTLNRVTFFALIFSIGILVDDAIVVVENVGRHLQLPENKTRMQLSCNRQKTLQKIVLEAVDEVGNPTILATLTVIAAILPMAFVGGLMGPYMRPIPLGASAAMIFSALVAFIVVPWATMRFFGNYNSHNHGHEEEDFLSRLYRRFMGPLIARRQWGNAFIAVTLALLIAALGLAGFRLVILKMLPYDNKSELQIVLNMPEGTTLEQTARVTKEMGQYLTTVPEVTNYQSYVGTASPYNFNGLVRHYFLRSGANIADMQVNFLPKGERSRQSHDIAKAIRPNLKQIADKYNGRVQVAEIPPGPPVLQTLVTEVYGADYEKQIELAQQIRQIYKNTADIVDVDWYMESPQTEYQLVIDREKAALNGISPAQISQVLQIALSGQNVGLLHDANSREDIAINLRLNQANRTSLADLKSLKMKGVNGNLVAVSDLIQTEKTTANHSIYHKNLKPVVYVTADVAGKVESAVYAMLNVQSQIDKLSHTKGYNITTHFTEQPPTTEKFGIKWDGEWHVTFEVFRDLGIAFAVVLVLIYALVVGWFQSFVTPLVIMAAIPFSLVGIMPAHWLMGAFFSATSMIGFIAGAGIVVRNSIILVDFIELRLKEGIPLEEAVIDAGAVRFRPMLLTAAAVIVGSAIILTDPIFQGLAISLMAGEVASLLLSRSAVPILYYKVWRGKKSKPKAIPIPSAIVN; from the coding sequence ATGAACGGTAAAAGTTCAGAACCAAAAATCCAAAATCAATCTAAACTTGGTTTTGTTGGCAAACTAGCCAAAAAATTTATCGACTCTAAATTAACTCCCCTAATTATTTTAGTTTCATTATTATTAGGCATTGGGGCAACGATAATTCTACCCCGCGAAGAAGAACCGCAAATTACAGTTCCAATGGCGGATGTATTCGTACAAATGCCAGGTGCAACTGCCAAGGAAGTAGAACAGCGCATTACCTTCCCTATGGAGAAGTTAATTAAAGAATTACCTGGTGTCGAGTATGTTTATTCAACTTCTAGCCCTGGTTCATCTGTTGCCATTGTCCGGTTTTATGTAGGGCAAAAAACCGAAGATGCTATTGTTCAACTTTATAACAAGCTATACGCTAACTTCGATAAAATTCCGGCTGGTGTTTCTCAGCCATTAATTAAATCTCGCGCCATTGATGATGTACCGATTCTAACGCTGACTCTGTGGAGTAATCAAGCTAACTCTACCGATTTACGGCAAATTGCTGCTCAATTAGATGAGCAAATCAAGCAGGTGCCAGATGTATCGGAAACCACTTTAATTGGTGGTCAAAAACGACAGTTACGCATCGAAGTTGACCCTACAAGATTGAATGCCTTTGGATTAACTCCCTTAGATATTTCCCAAGCATTACAGTTACAAAATACCGAACTAGCAAGCGGTGCATTAAGCCAAAATAATCAATCATTCTTAATTAGAACTCAAAGCTTTATTCGCTCGGCAGAAGATGCACAAAATTTAGTTGTGAGTGTGGCGAATAATCAACCTGTATATTTGCGGGATGTCGCTACTGTTAGCGATGGTGCAGAAGAAGCAACTAGTTATGTATTTTTCGGACAAGGTAAAAAAGTAACTCAGGGTGAAGCAGATGCAGTGACAATTGCGATCGCAAAACGTCCAGGTGCAAATGCAATTCAAGTTTCCCATCATGTATTGCAAAAGTTAAAGGAAATTCAGCATAATTACATCCCCAACTATGTACAGCTAACAGTCACGCGGGATTATGGCGAAACCGCCGCCGAACGTTCTAACGAGTTGTTAGTCCACATGGGTATTGCAGTAATTTCTGTAACATTCCTTATGTGGTTTGCACTAGGTAAAAAAGAGGCGATGGTGGTGGCAGTTTCCATCCCTGTAACCTTAGCCCTGACTCTCGCCAGCTTTGTATTTTATGGCTTTACCCTGAACCGCGTAACATTTTTTGCGCTAATTTTTTCCATTGGTATTTTAGTTGATGATGCGATCGTGGTTGTTGAAAACGTCGGTCGTCATTTGCAACTTCCCGAAAACAAAACCCGAATGCAGTTATCGTGCAACCGCCAAAAGACACTACAAAAAATTGTCCTCGAAGCTGTAGACGAAGTAGGAAATCCGACAATTTTGGCGACTTTAACCGTAATTGCGGCAATTTTGCCAATGGCATTTGTCGGTGGATTGATGGGGCCTTATATGCGCCCAATTCCTTTGGGTGCTTCTGCAGCGATGATATTCTCCGCTTTAGTGGCGTTTATTGTTGTGCCTTGGGCAACGATGCGCTTTTTTGGCAATTACAATAGTCACAATCACGGACATGAAGAGGAAGATTTTCTCAGCCGCCTTTATCGCCGCTTCATGGGGCCGTTAATTGCGCGTCGTCAATGGGGAAACGCCTTTATTGCGGTGACACTGGCGTTATTAATCGCAGCCTTGGGATTAGCGGGATTTCGGTTAGTAATCCTGAAAATGTTACCCTACGACAACAAAAGCGAATTACAGATTGTCCTCAATATGCCGGAAGGGACAACCCTAGAACAAACGGCTAGGGTAACGAAAGAAATGGGGCAATATCTCACCACAGTACCAGAAGTCACGAACTATCAAAGCTATGTTGGTACTGCGTCGCCTTACAACTTCAATGGCTTGGTGCGACATTACTTTTTGCGTTCCGGTGCGAATATCGCAGATATGCAGGTGAACTTTTTACCGAAGGGGGAACGCAGTCGGCAAAGCCATGATATTGCTAAAGCTATCCGCCCTAACTTAAAGCAAATTGCTGATAAGTATAACGGTCGTGTGCAAGTAGCAGAAATACCCCCAGGGCCGCCAGTGTTGCAAACTTTGGTTACCGAAGTCTACGGTGCAGATTATGAGAAACAAATTGAACTAGCCCAACAAATTCGCCAAATTTACAAGAATACTGCTGATATTGTGGATGTAGATTGGTATATGGAATCACCACAAACAGAATATCAATTAGTAATTGACCGAGAAAAAGCCGCCCTCAATGGTATTAGTCCAGCGCAAATTTCTCAAGTGTTACAAATTGCTCTTTCTGGTCAAAATGTGGGTTTACTCCATGATGCCAACTCTCGTGAAGATATCGCCATTAACTTACGGCTAAATCAAGCAAATCGCACCAGTTTAGCAGACCTGAAATCTTTAAAGATGAAGGGAGTAAATGGTAATTTAGTCGCTGTCAGTGACTTAATTCAAACGGAAAAGACCACAGCCAATCACAGTATTTATCACAAAAACTTAAAGCCTGTAGTTTATGTTACGGCTGATGTTGCCGGGAAAGTCGAGAGTGCAGTGTATGCCATGCTCAATGTGCAATCTCAAATAGATAAACTCTCCCATACTAAAGGCTATAACATTACTACCCACTTCACCGAACAACCCCCAACTACAGAAAAATTTGGCATTAAATGGGATGGTGAATGGCACGTTACCTTTGAAGTATTCCGCGATTTAGGAATTGCTTTTGCTGTAGTGTTGGTGTTAATTTATGCCTTAGTAGTTGGCTGGTTCCAGTCCTTTGTAACTCCCTTAGTAATTATGGCAGCAATTCCCTTTTCTTTAGTAGGAATTATGCCAGCCCACTGGCTAATGGGAGCATTTTTCAGCGCAACCTCCATGATTGGCTTTATCGCTGGAGCCGGAATTGTAGTGCGAAACTCAATTATTTTAGTAGATTTTATTGAATTGCGTCTGAAAGAAGGAATACCTCTAGAAGAGGCAGTAATAGATGCAGGTGCAGTGCGATTTCGCCCGATGTTGCTCACAGCAGCAGCCGTGATAGTTGGTTCCGCAATTATTTTAACTGACCCAATTTTCCAAGGATTAGCAATTTCCTTAATGGCTGGTGAAGTCGCTTCTTTATTATTATCGCGGTCAGCCGTACCAATTTTATATTACAAAGTCTGGCGAGGTAAAAAATCAAAACCAAAAGCTATCCCTATCCCCTCTGCAATTGTCAATTAA
- a CDS encoding efflux RND transporter periplasmic adaptor subunit: MFNDQSSLNLEPTHIDTTPEPAPELQPKKPKRLGMIALITVFAIAFGGVAWFWLLRHPSESTETATVHLEPLEVETTTAAQESIAGDSSLTGTIESVETVTTTSRIQGQIKSLPVAEGDRVKAGQVLAIIDVKDIQAQGNQALAAIAQAQAGVTVAAAAQTQAMASKTQAEAQLNQAEAGQQQAEAQLQEAQAQLADAQLNQRRMTMLQKDGAVSQSQLDQANTQVALIQARIKQAKAGIEQANRGIDRAKAGVQQASSQVKQAEAGVEQARSQVQQAKAGQQQTLANLNYGTVTAPFAGVITKKHTEVGAIAGPGQPIVTLESTNRLRLSVAVPESLISLVRLGDEVKVQLDSVNRSVTGHVRQIVPSANLNSRSFTVKVALDNSYKLMPGMFGRLELPRETRTVMMIPQNAVFKRGQLEGVYVIVANDIAQLRWVKTGKVQENKVEIVSGLEAGDRVITSNVEELRDGQQVVANQ, encoded by the coding sequence ATGTTTAACGATCAATCGTCCCTCAACTTGGAACCAACTCATATAGACACTACCCCAGAACCAGCCCCAGAACTACAACCCAAAAAACCCAAGCGGCTGGGGATGATTGCTTTGATTACTGTTTTTGCGATTGCATTTGGGGGTGTGGCTTGGTTCTGGTTATTGCGTCATCCTTCCGAATCAACGGAAACTGCAACGGTGCATCTTGAACCTCTAGAGGTGGAAACTACAACGGCTGCTCAAGAATCTATAGCGGGTGACAGCAGCCTCACTGGTACTATCGAATCTGTGGAAACTGTCACCACTACCAGCCGGATTCAAGGACAAATTAAAAGTCTCCCAGTGGCAGAAGGCGACAGAGTCAAAGCCGGTCAAGTCTTGGCTATTATTGATGTTAAAGATATCCAAGCCCAAGGGAATCAGGCATTAGCTGCGATCGCCCAAGCGCAAGCGGGTGTGACAGTGGCGGCGGCGGCGCAAACCCAAGCAATGGCTAGCAAAACTCAGGCAGAAGCCCAGTTAAATCAAGCCGAAGCCGGACAACAACAAGCCGAAGCTCAATTACAAGAAGCCCAAGCACAATTAGCTGATGCCCAATTAAATCAACGCCGCATGACAATGCTGCAAAAAGATGGTGCAGTTAGTCAATCACAGTTGGATCAGGCAAATACACAGGTAGCATTAATTCAAGCGCGGATTAAACAAGCCAAGGCGGGAATTGAGCAAGCCAACCGGGGAATTGATCGCGCCAAAGCTGGTGTACAACAAGCCAGTTCCCAAGTCAAACAAGCCGAAGCTGGAGTAGAACAAGCACGTTCCCAAGTCCAACAAGCCAAAGCCGGACAACAGCAAACCCTCGCTAACTTAAACTATGGCACTGTCACCGCACCCTTCGCAGGTGTGATTACCAAAAAACATACAGAAGTCGGTGCGATCGCCGGGCCAGGACAGCCGATAGTGACATTAGAAAGCACTAATCGACTACGTTTAAGTGTTGCAGTTCCCGAATCCTTAATTTCCTTAGTTAGATTGGGAGACGAGGTGAAAGTACAGCTAGATAGTGTTAACCGTTCCGTTACTGGTCACGTGCGGCAAATTGTACCTTCTGCTAACTTAAATTCTCGTAGTTTTACCGTGAAAGTCGCCTTAGATAATTCCTATAAATTAATGCCGGGAATGTTCGGACGCTTAGAATTACCGAGGGAAACTCGCACAGTGATGATGATTCCGCAAAATGCTGTGTTTAAGCGTGGTCAATTAGAAGGAGTATATGTAATTGTGGCTAATGATATTGCTCAATTACGCTGGGTAAAAACCGGGAAAGTGCAAGAGAACAAAGTAGAAATTGTCTCCGGGTTAGAAGCAGGCGATCGCGTTATTACTAGCAATGTTGAAGAACTGCGTGATGGACAGCAGGTTGTTGCTAATCAATAA
- a CDS encoding rhodanese-like domain-containing protein, translating into MKRTLKDNQPNQTQPFSLSARQLRSRQAQFIIIDARSWMEYVLGHIPGARYLAQSSILKEIPKDQLIVVTCLSGHRSLATANWLIEQGYSKVYNLQGGIMTWQQLGYSLQRGNNP; encoded by the coding sequence ATGAAACGTACTCTCAAAGATAACCAACCAAATCAAACTCAACCTTTCAGCTTAAGCGCTAGACAACTGCGATCGCGGCAAGCACAATTCATAATTATTGATGCTCGCAGTTGGATGGAGTACGTTCTTGGGCATATTCCCGGAGCACGTTACCTCGCTCAAAGCAGTATCCTGAAGGAGATTCCTAAAGACCAACTCATAGTAGTCACTTGCCTGTCAGGACACCGCAGTTTAGCCACAGCAAATTGGTTAATTGAGCAAGGCTACAGTAAGGTTTACAACTTACAAGGCGGCATCATGACATGGCAACAGTTAGGCTATTCTCTGCAACGGGGAAACAATCCCTAG
- a CDS encoding ArsR/SmtB family transcription factor: MKIALNPNELELLARRFKVLAEPTRLQILGALCNQEQTVQEICDRTGLKQGNVSRHLQLMKDAGVLTCRREGSWRYYRVIDTELLAMCKHLFRNVMR, encoded by the coding sequence ATGAAAATTGCACTCAACCCCAATGAATTAGAACTACTAGCACGCCGCTTTAAAGTTCTTGCAGAACCCACAAGATTGCAGATTTTAGGGGCATTATGTAATCAAGAGCAGACCGTACAGGAAATATGCGATCGCACTGGTCTTAAACAAGGAAATGTTTCTAGACATTTGCAATTAATGAAAGATGCAGGGGTCTTAACTTGTCGCCGTGAGGGTTCATGGCGCTACTACCGTGTGATCGATACCGAACTTTTAGCCATGTGCAAACATCTTTTCCGCAACGTTATGAGGTGA
- a CDS encoding DUF4405 domain-containing protein produces the protein MNSDERNSQLKIYFRLVDVLALITGWSLAFLTGLLLWFAPIEKDVDIAWFFGLLKHEWGKLHLFMGVIALCITTIHLVISQKVLQSLDHRHNLWE, from the coding sequence ATGAACAGCGACGAGCGCAATAGTCAGCTAAAAATTTACTTTCGTTTAGTAGATGTTTTAGCACTAATTACTGGCTGGAGTTTGGCATTTTTGACAGGGTTGTTATTGTGGTTTGCCCCTATAGAAAAAGATGTGGATATCGCTTGGTTTTTCGGTTTATTAAAACATGAATGGGGCAAACTTCATTTATTCATGGGTGTAATTGCTTTGTGTATCACAACGATTCATCTTGTAATTTCTCAAAAAGTTTTACAAAGTTTGGATCATCGTCACAATTTATGGGAATAA
- a CDS encoding NAD(P)/FAD-dependent oxidoreductase, whose translation MARIVVIGAGIGGLPITYELRRLLPKEHQITLISNTPKFTFIPSLPWVGLDIKELESIQLDVEKLLVNRGIDWILGGVSQIQPELQQLVVNDTVISYDYAVIATGAELALDAIPGLDQGYVQSVCNPAHALKAAECWKEFLKNPGPIVVGAVPGASCFGPAYEFALLTDWLLRRYGIRSRAPITFVTPEPYVGHLGIGGMANSAELVTKLLKQKEITVLENTAISHIGKDTIYLADGRSLPFAFSMLLPPFRGPRFLREAPNLTDSKGFLPVLATYQHPQFSSIYSVGVITQLKPPEQTPIPIGVPKTGQMTEAMGVAVAHNIAVQLKVISPPLVTPTLEALCLADFGDTGIAFLADQVLPDPITKQRRRAIAKEGLWVSWAKTAFEKFFLAKMRWGLAVPWFEHWGLNMMGLDLVKPIEELDLTTNSQPVKMNL comes from the coding sequence ATGGCTCGAATTGTAGTGATTGGTGCGGGAATCGGCGGGTTACCCATTACCTACGAACTGCGACGACTACTGCCAAAAGAGCACCAAATTACACTGATTTCCAATACCCCTAAGTTTACTTTTATTCCTTCCTTACCTTGGGTAGGGTTGGATATTAAAGAACTTGAGAGTATTCAATTAGATGTAGAAAAGCTGTTAGTAAATCGAGGAATAGATTGGATATTAGGAGGAGTTAGCCAAATTCAGCCAGAGTTACAGCAACTCGTTGTCAACGATACTGTAATTTCTTATGATTATGCGGTGATTGCTACAGGTGCAGAATTAGCACTAGACGCAATTCCCGGATTGGATCAAGGATATGTGCAATCGGTGTGTAATCCAGCTCATGCACTCAAAGCCGCAGAATGCTGGAAAGAGTTTCTGAAAAATCCAGGGCCGATAGTAGTAGGTGCAGTACCTGGAGCTAGTTGTTTTGGCCCAGCTTACGAGTTTGCATTACTTACAGACTGGCTATTGCGGCGATATGGGATACGGAGTCGCGCCCCCATTACTTTCGTCACACCAGAACCCTATGTTGGACATTTGGGAATTGGTGGAATGGCAAATTCTGCGGAATTGGTGACCAAATTACTCAAACAAAAAGAAATTACAGTACTCGAGAACACCGCTATTAGCCATATTGGAAAAGACACAATTTACTTAGCTGATGGGCGTTCTCTACCTTTTGCTTTTAGTATGTTGCTACCGCCATTCCGAGGGCCGCGTTTTTTAAGAGAAGCGCCTAATTTAACTGATTCAAAAGGATTTTTACCTGTATTAGCCACTTATCAACATCCTCAATTTTCTTCAATTTATAGTGTTGGGGTGATTACCCAACTCAAACCACCAGAACAAACTCCCATTCCCATTGGTGTACCCAAGACAGGCCAAATGACCGAAGCAATGGGAGTAGCTGTAGCTCATAACATTGCTGTACAACTAAAGGTAATTTCTCCACCTTTGGTAACTCCCACCTTAGAAGCACTGTGTTTAGCAGATTTTGGCGACACAGGAATTGCATTTTTAGCAGACCAAGTTTTACCAGATCCAATTACTAAACAAAGACGCAGAGCCATCGCTAAAGAAGGACTTTGGGTAAGTTGGGCTAAGACTGCTTTTGAGAAGTTTTTCCTAGCTAAAATGCGTTGGGGTTTAGCAGTGCCTTGGTTCGAGCATTGGGGATTGAATATGATGGGTTTAGACCTAGTAAAACCAATTGAAGAGTTGGATTTAACAACAAATTCTCAACCTGTGAAAATGAATTTATAA
- a CDS encoding sulfite exporter TauE/SafE family protein has protein sequence MWIVGHLLAACIGLSLGLIGGGGSVLALPILVYVMGVPPKSAFVEDVGAAIAMTLVIVGTVSILGLIPHWRAKNVSFKTALIFGSATMLGAFIGAKIATLPVVTESFQMLLFAIMMLLAAVFMIRRSSKPIPADPQLAFYPRPVCKYCWLWLMTEGLGVGVLTGLVGVGGRFAIVPALVLLGNVPMKKAIGTSLLIIIFNSVTGFLGYLGHIDLNWNLMFSFIIAASAGSVPGAYLAQYVPAQRLQKFFGYFLLTIGALVLLQNRHTPQSSHVPQHYSARIMQR, from the coding sequence GTGTGGATTGTTGGGCATCTATTAGCTGCTTGTATTGGGTTAAGCTTGGGCTTAATTGGCGGTGGTGGTTCGGTGCTAGCGCTGCCAATCTTAGTTTATGTCATGGGTGTACCGCCAAAATCTGCGTTCGTCGAAGACGTTGGCGCAGCCATCGCTATGACGTTGGTAATTGTCGGTACAGTTAGCATACTGGGATTGATTCCCCACTGGCGAGCTAAGAATGTCAGCTTCAAAACGGCATTAATTTTTGGTTCCGCCACAATGTTGGGTGCATTTATTGGGGCGAAAATTGCTACGCTTCCAGTAGTCACCGAAAGCTTTCAAATGTTGCTGTTTGCAATCATGATGTTGCTTGCAGCAGTATTTATGATTCGCCGTAGTTCTAAACCTATCCCCGCAGATCCACAACTAGCATTTTATCCCCGACCTGTTTGTAAATATTGCTGGTTGTGGTTAATGACTGAAGGCTTAGGCGTAGGAGTATTAACTGGCTTAGTGGGTGTCGGTGGTAGATTTGCTATTGTCCCCGCTTTGGTACTCTTAGGAAATGTACCCATGAAAAAAGCGATTGGTACATCACTGCTGATTATTATTTTTAATTCAGTTACAGGCTTTTTGGGCTATCTAGGCCATATTGATCTTAATTGGAATTTGATGTTTTCCTTTATTATTGCTGCGAGTGCAGGAAGCGTACCTGGGGCGTATTTGGCTCAGTATGTACCAGCGCAAAGATTGCAAAAATTCTTTGGCTATTTTCTTCTCACAATTGGGGCTTTAGTTTTACTACAAAATCGCCATACCCCGCAATCATCTCACGTACCACAACATTATTCTGCAAGGATAATGCAGAGGTAA
- a CDS encoding BrnA antitoxin family protein: MNNEPTSSNSQTDWQRLDAMSDEDIDLSECPEITPEMFAKAIVRRGLPATKTKSQVTLRIDSDVLEWFKSQGRGYQTQINQLLRAYMEAHQ, translated from the coding sequence ATGAACAACGAACCTACTTCGAGCAACTCTCAAACTGATTGGCAACGACTGGATGCAATGAGCGATGAAGATATTGATTTATCAGAATGCCCAGAGATTACACCGGAAATGTTTGCTAAGGCAATTGTGAGACGGGGTTTACCTGCTACAAAAACCAAGTCTCAAGTTACACTTCGCATCGATAGCGATGTATTGGAGTGGTTTAAGTCCCAAGGGCGAGGCTATCAAACACAAATCAATCAATTGCTACGAGCGTATATGGAAGCACACCAATAA
- a CDS encoding BrnT family toxin has translation MEYKWDEAKRLANLHKHGIDFTDVPSVFDGDIITVEDDRYNYGEQRFVTFGLLQGRVIAVVHTEREDCTRIISARKATKYEQRTYFEQLSN, from the coding sequence ATGGAATATAAATGGGATGAAGCAAAACGTCTTGCTAATCTTCATAAACACGGCATCGATTTTACCGATGTTCCATCTGTATTTGATGGCGATATCATAACAGTTGAGGACGATCGCTACAATTATGGAGAGCAGCGTTTTGTCACATTCGGTTTGTTGCAAGGGCGAGTTATTGCCGTTGTCCATACAGAACGTGAGGATTGTACCCGTATTATTTCTGCAAGAAAGGCGACGAAATATGAACAACGAACCTACTTCGAGCAACTCTCAAACTGA
- a CDS encoding glycosyltransferase, which produces MGKSIYQPRKDISAHRDRRLKATLVLLLVWGFVILLHWLPQAQWLMVGLTATLAVQTLRMLIVKPAPLVIESDADLPQVSILIPAKNESAVLADLVYSLYELNYPRDRLDIWVIDDGSTDATPQILQQLQAEFPTLQVHQRESKGGKSGALNAVFPLTRGEIILVCDADALLPANFLMATVPVFQKPGVGAVQVRKAIMNAEANFLTRCQQMEMNCDSFLQTHRIAIGGMSELRGNGMLVRRELLARCQGWSEDTVTDDLDLCFKLYLLGTEIEFVTFATIQEEAVTTWQNLWPQHCRWAEGGYQRYLDYFPQILTLGWNKSIDLLLFFLLQFLLPIGLIPDLLWTILKSDRPVLLPLQTLLSIILTVAFIAGIYQYQNLRGWSLLWATIQGSIYMMHWIPAMIVTTFKLCFQKPRSHWIKTEHQRKT; this is translated from the coding sequence GTGGGAAAAAGCATCTATCAGCCCAGGAAAGATATTAGCGCTCATCGCGATCGCCGTTTAAAGGCAACTCTAGTATTATTACTGGTGTGGGGTTTTGTCATTTTGTTGCATTGGCTACCACAAGCGCAATGGTTGATGGTAGGTTTAACAGCAACTTTGGCTGTGCAAACTCTGCGAATGCTGATAGTAAAACCTGCGCCTTTGGTAATTGAGAGTGATGCTGATTTACCGCAGGTATCAATTTTAATTCCGGCTAAAAATGAAAGTGCTGTCTTAGCTGATTTAGTTTACAGTTTATATGAATTAAATTATCCGCGCGATCGCCTGGATATTTGGGTGATTGATGACGGTAGTACAGACGCAACACCCCAGATTTTGCAGCAATTACAAGCTGAATTCCCAACGCTACAAGTTCATCAACGGGAATCAAAAGGTGGTAAATCGGGGGCGCTAAATGCGGTTTTTCCTTTGACGCGAGGAGAAATTATCTTAGTTTGCGATGCGGATGCGCTGCTTCCTGCTAATTTTCTCATGGCAACTGTACCTGTGTTTCAGAAACCTGGTGTTGGTGCTGTACAGGTGCGAAAAGCAATTATGAATGCAGAGGCTAATTTCTTAACTCGTTGTCAGCAAATGGAGATGAATTGCGATAGCTTTTTGCAAACTCATCGCATTGCTATTGGAGGAATGTCGGAACTGCGGGGTAATGGAATGTTAGTGCGGCGAGAATTACTCGCAAGGTGTCAAGGTTGGAGTGAAGACACTGTTACTGATGATTTGGATCTCTGTTTTAAATTGTATTTATTAGGTACAGAAATTGAGTTTGTTACCTTTGCCACAATTCAAGAAGAAGCGGTAACAACTTGGCAAAACTTATGGCCGCAACATTGTCGCTGGGCGGAAGGTGGCTATCAGCGTTACCTCGATTATTTTCCGCAAATTCTAACTTTGGGCTGGAATAAATCTATTGATTTACTCTTATTTTTTCTCTTGCAATTTTTACTTCCTATTGGGCTGATACCTGATTTATTGTGGACAATTTTAAAAAGCGATCGCCCTGTTTTATTACCCCTACAAACCTTACTCAGCATTATTCTCACAGTGGCTTTTATCGCCGGAATTTATCAATATCAAAATTTACGCGGATGGTCTTTACTTTGGGCAACTATCCAAGGTTCAATTTACATGATGCATTGGATTCCCGCGATGATTGTTACCACCTTCAAGTTATGTTTCCAAAAACCGCGATCGCACTGGATTAAAACTGAGCATCAGAGAAAAACTTAG
- a CDS encoding chemotaxis protein CheB has product MNSKRSAKKSPAKSPSAQSSNNEQENNQDELFPIVGMGASAGGIEAFTELLNHLPNDTGMAFVIVQHLSPNQKSLLSEILSRSTEMPVVEVQNGMVVEPNHVYVIPPNAKMTIAQGVLNLAPRGRIYGLFMSVDAFLISLAEERGSKAIGVVLSGSDGDGARGLEHIKDAGGITFAQCQSSAKVGGMPSTAVASGNVDLQCCYLYLLPVVY; this is encoded by the coding sequence ATGAACTCTAAGCGGTCTGCTAAAAAATCTCCAGCCAAGTCCCCATCTGCTCAATCTTCAAATAATGAGCAGGAGAATAATCAAGATGAATTATTTCCGATTGTGGGGATGGGTGCTTCTGCGGGTGGAATAGAAGCTTTCACAGAATTGCTGAATCATTTACCCAATGATACTGGGATGGCATTTGTCATAGTGCAGCACTTGAGTCCTAACCAAAAAAGTCTGTTAAGCGAGATTCTCTCACGCTCAACCGAAATGCCTGTAGTAGAAGTGCAGAATGGCATGGTTGTGGAACCGAATCATGTGTACGTGATTCCGCCTAATGCCAAGATGACTATTGCTCAGGGAGTGCTGAACTTGGCCCCTCGGGGTAGAATCTATGGGTTGTTTATGTCAGTAGATGCTTTCTTAATTTCCTTAGCAGAGGAGCGGGGAAGTAAAGCAATTGGCGTAGTACTATCGGGGAGTGATGGCGATGGTGCACGGGGGCTAGAACATATCAAAGATGCTGGTGGTATTACTTTTGCCCAGTGCCAAAGCTCGGCAAAAGTCGGTGGGATGCCAAGTACTGCTGTGGCTTCGGGTAATGTAGATCTACAGTGCTGCTATTTGTATCTGTTACCTGTTGTGTATTAA